Proteins from one Pseudomonas bijieensis genomic window:
- a CDS encoding phage late control D family protein: MKPTYRIVADGKDITALINDRLLSLRTSDKPGMDSDDFELRIDDRDQAVALPTRGAGIEVYLGYTGQALTRLGRYTVDEIELSGPPDTMVIRGKASDMRGSGKTVRSGSWENVPLQQIVRDVAARNGWQPVCPVQTKVPRVDQLNESDYNFITRLAKQYDCTAKLADGKLLVMPRQGGQTASGKNLSPVVLRRADLSRYQFRLGDRNTQKAVRTKHQDKKSGALKVVELDNDDLPNGLPAVHTDRHIYPNKSAAEQAAKARLAAFNRSSAGVRLEMAGRTDVFAERSIIVQGIKPGLDGEYLAEAVEQLFTSSGWTTTVECNGGKKGKANAKGKKKKKEAKPVKVVQL, from the coding sequence ATGAAGCCGACCTATCGCATCGTTGCGGACGGCAAGGACATCACCGCGTTGATCAATGACCGGTTATTGAGTCTGCGCACCTCGGATAAGCCGGGCATGGATTCGGACGACTTTGAGTTGAGGATCGATGATCGTGATCAAGCGGTTGCGCTGCCTACGCGTGGGGCGGGTATCGAGGTTTACCTGGGATATACCGGCCAGGCCCTGACCCGCCTTGGGCGCTACACCGTCGACGAGATCGAGTTGTCGGGGCCGCCTGACACGATGGTGATCCGGGGTAAAGCCAGTGACATGCGTGGCAGCGGCAAGACCGTGCGCAGCGGGTCCTGGGAAAACGTGCCCCTGCAGCAGATTGTCCGCGACGTGGCAGCCCGCAATGGTTGGCAGCCGGTGTGTCCGGTGCAAACAAAAGTGCCTCGAGTCGACCAACTCAACGAGTCGGATTACAACTTCATCACTCGCCTTGCCAAACAATATGACTGCACGGCCAAGCTGGCCGACGGCAAGCTGTTGGTCATGCCTCGGCAGGGCGGCCAGACCGCGAGCGGCAAGAACCTGAGCCCTGTAGTTTTGAGGCGTGCGGATCTGAGCCGCTATCAATTCCGCCTCGGCGACCGCAATACGCAAAAGGCCGTACGCACCAAGCATCAGGATAAAAAATCCGGCGCGCTTAAGGTGGTCGAGCTGGACAACGACGACCTGCCGAACGGCCTACCAGCGGTCCATACCGACCGGCATATCTACCCCAACAAGTCAGCCGCAGAGCAGGCCGCCAAGGCGCGCTTGGCTGCGTTCAATCGCAGCAGCGCCGGGGTTCGCCTGGAAATGGCCGGGCGTACCGATGTATTTGCCGAGCGCTCCATCATTGTCCAGGGCATCAAGCCCGGGCTTGACGGTGAATACCTGGCAGAGGCGGTGGAGCAGTTGTTCACCTCCAGCGGCTGGACCACCACCGTCGAGTGCAACGGCGGCAAGAAGGGCAAGGCCAACGCCAAGGGTAAGAAAAAGAAGAAGGAAGCCAAGCCGGTCAAGGTTGTCCAGCTTTAG
- a CDS encoding P-loop NTPase fold protein — protein sequence MKLLVEPHQISEDGFGSDLFGRKNFGIALRNIVKNSADPLVISLDGNWGEGKSTFVKMWQKILSDEKIPSIYIDAFASDYVDDAFMVVAGAITDFVSANATPKHSKAFIDKAKNVGANVLSLGAKIGIRAVSAGLIKETDFEDLGNIGEDITKDISNSAEKYIKERLINHKAERLSIENFRSFLSTIPSKLKAPSEFPLTIIIDELDRCRPSFAVEMLEKIKHLFSVPNINFLLVINKTQLQESIRSTYGLNIDSHAYLQKFINIEATLPKRTGRNNDVEKYCKHLSNLYKLKDSDWADCFTALGTQLNCSLRELERIYSNLAIMLLTEREDAQLNSALISAICVFKVMRPALFSRLSDEDLRIDDFYEALKHKPNPKSEKYTLDHIIEWLHICLMPEAEFASLDHNDEFRRKARYFQQRNKVIGILAQKLNSFSVG from the coding sequence ATGAAGTTACTGGTAGAACCTCATCAAATTTCGGAAGATGGATTCGGCTCGGACTTGTTCGGTCGAAAAAATTTTGGTATTGCGCTCAGAAATATCGTAAAAAACTCGGCGGACCCTTTGGTAATAAGTCTTGACGGAAACTGGGGGGAAGGAAAATCAACCTTTGTCAAAATGTGGCAAAAAATATTATCCGACGAGAAAATCCCAAGCATTTATATAGATGCATTTGCTTCTGACTATGTTGATGATGCGTTCATGGTAGTTGCCGGAGCAATAACCGACTTTGTTTCAGCGAATGCGACTCCCAAGCACTCAAAAGCATTCATCGACAAAGCTAAAAACGTTGGAGCAAATGTTTTATCCCTAGGTGCAAAAATTGGCATTCGCGCCGTTTCTGCTGGCCTGATAAAAGAAACTGACTTTGAAGACCTAGGAAATATTGGAGAGGACATTACTAAAGACATAAGCAACAGCGCTGAAAAGTATATAAAGGAGCGGCTTATCAACCATAAAGCCGAGCGTCTATCTATAGAAAACTTTAGAAGCTTTCTTTCAACCATCCCATCAAAACTGAAAGCCCCGTCAGAATTCCCGCTCACCATCATAATTGATGAACTGGATCGATGCCGCCCTTCTTTTGCTGTAGAAATGTTAGAAAAAATAAAACACCTATTCTCAGTACCCAACATAAATTTCTTGTTAGTAATCAACAAAACACAACTACAAGAATCAATTAGATCCACTTATGGATTAAACATAGACTCGCACGCTTACTTACAAAAATTTATCAACATCGAGGCAACGCTACCTAAAAGAACCGGACGCAACAACGACGTTGAAAAATATTGCAAACATCTATCAAACTTATACAAACTTAAAGATAGTGACTGGGCAGATTGCTTCACTGCTCTTGGCACCCAGTTAAATTGCTCTCTACGAGAGCTCGAAAGAATTTACTCGAATTTAGCTATAATGCTACTAACTGAACGAGAAGATGCGCAACTCAATTCAGCGCTCATCTCAGCGATATGCGTTTTCAAAGTCATGCGCCCGGCACTATTTTCTCGTCTCAGCGACGAAGACTTAAGAATAGATGACTTTTACGAAGCACTTAAACACAAGCCAAACCCAAAGAGCGAAAAGTACACCCTAGATCACATCATTGAGTGGCTACACATTTGCTTGATGCCTGAGGCGGAGTTTGCGTCACTTGATCATAACGATGAATTCAGGCGAAAAGCTCGATACTTCCAACAGCGAAATAAAGTTATCGGCATACTAGCACAAAAACTCAACAGCTTTTCTGTTGGTTAG
- a CDS encoding glycoside hydrolase family 19 protein, protein MPLTEQQLQRIMPNARRQAGVFVSALNAAMAHRQIDTPKRQAAFLAQVGHESGQLQYVRELGGDQYLSKYDTGSLASKLGNTPEPDGDGQRYRGRGLIQVTGAHNYLRCSLALFGDERLLRTPELLELPQWAAESAAWFWWVRELNVLADRDEFETITRKINGGLNGLADRLQLWERARAVLCVSST, encoded by the coding sequence ATGCCACTCACTGAGCAGCAACTACAGCGCATCATGCCCAACGCCCGCCGCCAAGCGGGCGTTTTCGTATCGGCCCTGAACGCCGCCATGGCACACCGACAGATCGATACGCCCAAGCGGCAGGCGGCATTCCTGGCCCAGGTTGGGCATGAGTCCGGCCAACTGCAGTACGTGCGGGAGCTGGGCGGCGATCAGTACCTCAGCAAATACGACACCGGTTCGCTGGCTTCGAAACTCGGCAACACTCCCGAGCCCGACGGCGATGGTCAGCGCTATCGTGGTCGCGGCTTAATCCAGGTTACCGGTGCCCACAACTACCTACGCTGCAGCTTGGCGCTGTTCGGTGACGAGCGCCTGTTGCGCACGCCCGAACTGCTGGAGCTGCCCCAATGGGCGGCCGAGTCGGCTGCATGGTTCTGGTGGGTCAGGGAACTGAACGTGCTGGCTGATCGTGATGAGTTTGAAACGATCACCCGGAAAATCAACGGCGGGCTCAACGGCTTGGCAGATCGTCTGCAGTTGTGGGAGCGGGCGAGGGCGGTGTTATGCGTCTCGTCGACCTGA
- a CDS encoding LexA family protein, with protein MSFSILGPIAEGGLKLPLCSFRVPAGFPSPAADHIEAHISLDEVLNIRAPHVYLVSIAGESMQGAGIFEGDLAVVDRAMEPAHGHIVVALLNNEPVCKRLCIRGKEVILLSENPKYPPRYVLEGDELVIWGVITCSVRSHV; from the coding sequence ATGAGCTTTTCAATTCTAGGCCCTATTGCTGAGGGTGGCTTGAAGCTGCCCTTGTGTTCGTTTCGAGTCCCCGCCGGGTTTCCGTCCCCGGCGGCGGACCACATCGAAGCGCACATCTCATTGGATGAGGTTCTGAACATTCGCGCCCCGCATGTCTACCTGGTTTCCATCGCCGGGGAGAGCATGCAAGGCGCTGGGATCTTTGAAGGGGATCTAGCCGTTGTGGATCGTGCGATGGAACCTGCACATGGCCACATCGTCGTGGCGCTGCTGAACAACGAACCCGTATGCAAACGCCTTTGCATTCGTGGGAAGGAGGTGATTCTCCTGTCGGAGAACCCAAAGTACCCACCGAGGTACGTGCTCGAGGGCGACGAGCTGGTCATCTGGGGCGTCATCACCTGCAGCGTGCGCAGCCATGTCTAA
- a CDS encoding DUF3800 domain-containing protein, with amino-acid sequence MNLQVEFEGDEGQEDAVLAVKARNEAEKIRILSAIAGNSPSRLIDRVAWILNHYPQARDSDVKCQLLYWKTFQQDLYSGGDISIDNYPNLERLPSIARARAFIQNTHGLFIASPEVRRTRGKLEEEEKQRILDARPAHPVYCIYADESGKTSKYLLVGSLWVLRSYDTMKITRAINQRKDELNFKGEMHFKDINNGNLETYLELLGSIVKNSEAVSFKGLAVERRGLKNIDDTLDKLFYHMIIQGIHEENKSGRAVLPRNLQFRKDSEEESKDKLSIMEIELQLKNAAKNIFNDNVYIDIVESEDSSISPLMQIADLFVSSISRVLNKEEGKEGPKDIFAKKFLASFGVSTLNTELDIFGDCVRFS; translated from the coding sequence ATGAACCTACAAGTCGAGTTCGAGGGAGATGAAGGGCAAGAAGACGCTGTCCTAGCTGTCAAAGCACGGAACGAAGCCGAGAAAATCCGCATCCTTTCTGCAATCGCGGGCAATAGCCCCAGCAGATTAATCGATAGAGTCGCGTGGATTCTGAATCACTACCCACAAGCACGAGACTCCGACGTTAAATGCCAGCTGCTTTATTGGAAAACCTTCCAACAAGATTTGTACAGCGGCGGTGACATTTCAATTGATAATTACCCCAACCTCGAACGCCTTCCTTCCATTGCCCGTGCTCGAGCCTTTATTCAGAATACGCACGGATTATTCATTGCCTCCCCCGAAGTTAGGCGCACCCGAGGAAAACTTGAGGAGGAAGAAAAACAAAGAATCCTGGATGCTAGGCCTGCTCATCCTGTGTATTGTATTTATGCAGATGAAAGTGGCAAAACCAGCAAATATCTTTTAGTTGGGAGTTTATGGGTTCTACGAAGCTATGACACCATGAAAATTACCCGTGCCATCAACCAAAGGAAGGACGAATTAAACTTTAAAGGTGAAATGCACTTCAAGGATATAAATAATGGAAACCTTGAAACCTACCTCGAATTACTTGGATCCATTGTAAAAAACTCTGAAGCCGTTTCCTTCAAAGGCTTAGCCGTCGAGCGCCGGGGCCTTAAAAACATTGACGACACTCTCGACAAGCTTTTTTATCACATGATAATTCAGGGAATTCATGAGGAAAACAAGTCAGGTCGAGCCGTACTTCCTAGAAATTTACAATTCCGAAAGGACTCAGAGGAAGAATCTAAAGATAAGCTCTCAATAATGGAGATTGAGCTTCAGTTAAAAAATGCTGCAAAAAATATTTTTAATGACAACGTTTATATTGACATTGTTGAATCCGAAGACTCTTCGATATCGCCCCTCATGCAAATAGCGGACTTATTTGTAAGCTCCATTTCGCGAGTGTTAAACAAAGAAGAAGGAAAAGAGGGACCTAAAGATATCTTCGCCAAGAAGTTTCTAGCATCGTTCGGAGTTAGCACTTTGAACACCGAGCTCGATATCTTTGGTGACTGTGTACGTTTCTCTTGA
- the umuC gene encoding translesion error-prone DNA polymerase V subunit UmuC produces the protein MSKAQPVFALIDCNSFYASCERVFRPDLGRVPIVVLSNNDGCVIARSYDAKPYVKMGEPYFQIKHKLKKHGIVPFSSNYALYGDMSERVMTLIESMVPAVEVYSIDEAFADLTGIDGRDALGRKIRSHVLRCTGIPVGVGIAHTKTLAKLANHTAKRLQVQTGGVVDICDPFKRDWVLRNTDVSEVWGVGRKMKLHLDAMGIKTAMDLAQADPWTLRNKFSVVIEKTARELGGTPCLELDEPDPPKQEICCSRMFGKRLTELAPIKEAVATYMMRASEKLRAQKSLCKKIRVSIRTGMFNPEEAKYANGVLIDMPYPTDDVRLLTKAAVDALDRVFRPGFKYSKAEVLLMSLCQQGEYTDDLFATSQSADATKLMAVLDQINGRWGRGTLRSASVPEDPDWGMRRELMSHSYTTRLDQLWRVYS, from the coding sequence ATGTCTAAAGCCCAGCCCGTTTTCGCCCTGATCGACTGCAACAGCTTCTACGCCAGTTGCGAAAGAGTGTTCCGCCCGGACCTAGGCCGCGTGCCCATTGTGGTGCTGAGCAACAACGACGGCTGTGTGATCGCTCGCAGCTACGACGCCAAACCCTACGTGAAAATGGGTGAGCCGTATTTCCAGATTAAGCACAAGCTGAAGAAACACGGCATCGTCCCGTTCTCGTCGAATTACGCGCTCTACGGTGACATGAGCGAACGCGTGATGACCCTCATTGAATCAATGGTCCCTGCCGTCGAGGTCTACAGCATCGACGAAGCCTTCGCGGATCTGACCGGTATCGACGGTCGGGATGCCCTCGGCCGCAAGATCCGCAGCCATGTGCTGCGCTGCACCGGCATTCCCGTCGGGGTAGGGATTGCTCACACCAAGACCCTGGCGAAGCTGGCGAATCACACCGCCAAGCGGCTCCAGGTGCAAACGGGCGGCGTGGTCGACATCTGCGACCCGTTCAAGCGCGACTGGGTGCTGCGTAATACCGACGTGTCCGAAGTCTGGGGAGTCGGTCGCAAGATGAAACTTCACCTGGACGCCATGGGCATCAAGACAGCTATGGACCTGGCGCAGGCCGACCCGTGGACGCTACGCAATAAATTCAGCGTGGTGATCGAGAAGACCGCCCGCGAGTTGGGTGGCACGCCGTGCCTGGAGCTGGACGAGCCGGACCCGCCGAAGCAAGAGATTTGCTGTAGCCGGATGTTCGGTAAGCGGCTCACGGAGCTCGCACCAATCAAGGAAGCGGTGGCCACCTACATGATGCGTGCCTCGGAAAAGCTCAGGGCGCAGAAGTCGCTGTGCAAGAAGATTCGCGTCAGCATCCGCACGGGCATGTTCAATCCGGAGGAGGCGAAGTATGCCAATGGCGTGCTGATTGACATGCCGTACCCTACCGACGATGTGCGGTTGCTGACTAAGGCTGCGGTGGACGCGCTCGACCGGGTCTTCCGGCCTGGCTTCAAATACAGCAAGGCTGAGGTGCTATTGATGAGCCTCTGTCAGCAAGGGGAATACACCGACGATCTATTCGCTACCTCTCAGTCAGCCGACGCCACGAAGCTGATGGCAGTGCTGGACCAGATCAACGGGCGATGGGGAAGGGGAACACTCCGATCAGCCAGCGTGCCTGAAGATCCAGATTGGGGTATGCGGCGAGAATTGATGAGCCATAGCTACACTACGAGGCTAGATCAGCTGTGGAGGGTTTATTCTTAA
- a CDS encoding phage tail protein translates to MAYMEQLQSVFKSLLAAGEAGRTSLDGMLGPLNGAISDMTGAASELEGVPFIGPAIGAKMQRTMRAINAAQSTVGQVAAKYNQAVTAAGQVQERLGSLKEQAGKAGAAINRIAGQVSPSLSNIMPTGSFAPQLTPAAEAVKPFPHLLIMQPLEPNAQPYYFNLDTAAFEELRRQTSFRWAGQERLTRSIAQQAVGQGEDKISLKGVIFPGFKGGLKQMDTLRTIGRRLQPVNLTTGYGEVLGTWCLLNIEEDQSNLLAGGIPRKQSFSLEFVSYGDDLQNV, encoded by the coding sequence ATGGCCTACATGGAGCAACTGCAATCGGTGTTCAAATCACTGCTCGCAGCGGGGGAGGCTGGCCGTACCAGTCTCGACGGTATGCTGGGCCCGCTTAATGGCGCAATCAGCGACATGACGGGCGCCGCCTCGGAGCTGGAGGGGGTGCCCTTCATTGGGCCGGCCATCGGCGCCAAGATGCAACGGACCATGCGGGCAATCAACGCGGCGCAGTCCACCGTGGGCCAGGTGGCGGCGAAGTACAACCAAGCGGTCACCGCTGCCGGCCAAGTCCAGGAGCGGCTGGGTTCGCTCAAGGAACAGGCAGGCAAGGCGGGAGCAGCGATTAATCGCATCGCCGGCCAGGTGAGCCCCTCGCTGAGCAACATCATGCCCACGGGTTCATTTGCTCCACAGCTGACACCAGCGGCCGAGGCGGTGAAGCCGTTCCCGCATCTGCTGATCATGCAGCCTCTGGAGCCGAACGCGCAGCCGTACTACTTCAACCTGGATACGGCGGCTTTCGAGGAACTACGTCGGCAGACGTCGTTTCGTTGGGCTGGTCAGGAACGTCTGACACGTAGCATCGCCCAGCAGGCAGTCGGCCAGGGAGAGGACAAAATCAGCCTCAAGGGCGTGATTTTTCCGGGCTTCAAAGGTGGGCTCAAACAAATGGACACCTTGCGCACCATCGGGCGACGTCTGCAGCCGGTGAACCTGACCACCGGCTACGGCGAAGTGCTCGGCACCTGGTGCCTGCTCAACATCGAGGAAGATCAAAGCAACCTGCTCGCGGGTGGCATTCCGCGTAAGCAGTCCTTTTCACTGGAGTTTGTGAGCTATGGCGACGACCTGCAGAACGTCTGA
- a CDS encoding tail protein X has protein sequence MATTCRTSDGDLLDTVCHHYYGHLNGTVEAVLAANQGLADEPQPFRAGVIIVLPDLPAQTLEDIQLWD, from the coding sequence ATGGCGACGACCTGCAGAACGTCTGACGGGGATTTGTTGGACACCGTCTGTCATCACTACTACGGCCATCTGAATGGCACGGTGGAGGCTGTGCTTGCCGCCAATCAAGGCCTAGCCGATGAGCCTCAACCGTTTCGCGCTGGGGTGATCATCGTGCTGCCGGATCTGCCGGCGCAGACGCTGGAGGATATCCAGCTGTGGGATTAA
- a CDS encoding lysis system i-spanin subunit Rz: MRLVDLIPLQYRVLVAGFLLCALVAASAAIAWTVQGWRYGQQLEKQARLHTETLNQITLASTALQRTEQDKRLALEQRLAVNDQTHYRALTDAQRDQDRLRDRLATADVRLSVLLDATDTTNGCAVPAATSPSGVVHGATRARLDPAHAQRIIGITVDGDRGLIALKACQSYVDELRSGGHAD, from the coding sequence ATGCGTCTCGTCGACCTGATCCCGCTGCAATACCGCGTGCTGGTCGCCGGGTTTCTACTGTGCGCTTTGGTCGCCGCTTCGGCGGCCATCGCCTGGACCGTCCAAGGCTGGCGATACGGTCAGCAGCTGGAAAAACAAGCCCGGCTCCACACCGAAACCCTCAACCAAATAACCCTGGCCTCGACCGCGCTGCAGCGCACCGAGCAGGACAAGCGCCTGGCCCTAGAGCAGCGGCTGGCCGTCAATGATCAAACCCACTATCGAGCCCTTACCGATGCCCAACGTGATCAGGATCGCCTACGTGATCGCCTCGCTACTGCTGATGTCCGGCTGTCAGTCCTACTCGACGCCACCGATACCACCAACGGCTGTGCAGTGCCAGCCGCCACCAGCCCCAGCGGCGTGGTTCATGGAGCCACACGCGCCCGACTTGACCCGGCGCATGCTCAACGAATTATCGGCATCACCGTCGATGGGGACAGAGGACTGATCGCATTGAAGGCGTGCCAGTCGTACGTTGATGAGCTGCGTTCCGGCGGACACGCTGATTAA
- a CDS encoding DNA adenine methylase: MTSPIIPWMGGKRRLADRLIPLFPPHECYVEVFAGGAALYFMRPQAAPVEVLNDINGDLVTLYRVVQNHLEEFVRQFKWALSSRQVFEWQKMTRPETLTDIQRAARFFYLQHHAFAGKVTGQTFGTATTGPAINLLRIEENLSAAWQRLSGTYVENLPWLDCAERYDRAHTFHYMDPPYWQTAGYGVDFPFENYERMADFMRRCKGKVMVSINDHPDIRRAFEGFHFEMLDIRYSNTNQRQGKAEVSGELVIMNWEPAALGGLF, from the coding sequence ATGACTTCACCCATCATTCCTTGGATGGGCGGCAAGCGCCGCCTAGCCGACCGCCTCATTCCGCTTTTTCCGCCTCACGAATGCTATGTCGAAGTCTTTGCCGGCGGTGCCGCGCTTTACTTCATGCGACCCCAGGCCGCTCCCGTTGAAGTCCTGAACGACATCAACGGCGACTTGGTGACGCTCTATCGTGTCGTGCAGAACCACCTGGAAGAATTCGTGCGCCAGTTCAAGTGGGCGCTCAGCTCCCGCCAGGTGTTTGAGTGGCAGAAAATGACCCGTCCCGAAACCCTTACCGACATCCAGCGCGCCGCCCGGTTCTTCTACCTGCAGCACCATGCCTTCGCCGGCAAGGTCACCGGGCAGACGTTCGGCACCGCGACCACTGGCCCGGCCATCAACCTGCTGCGGATCGAGGAGAACCTCTCGGCCGCGTGGCAGCGACTGTCCGGCACTTACGTCGAAAACCTCCCCTGGCTTGATTGTGCTGAGCGCTACGACCGCGCTCATACCTTCCACTACATGGACCCGCCGTACTGGCAGACCGCTGGATATGGCGTGGATTTCCCGTTCGAGAATTACGAACGGATGGCGGACTTTATGCGTCGCTGCAAGGGCAAGGTCATGGTCAGCATCAACGACCATCCGGACATTCGGCGTGCGTTCGAAGGCTTTCACTTCGAGATGCTGGACATTCGGTACAGCAACACGAACCAGCGTCAGGGCAAGGCCGAGGTCAGTGGTGAACTGGTGATCATGAACTGGGAGCCGGCAGCGTTGGGAGGGCTGTTTTAA
- a CDS encoding SOS response-associated peptidase family protein, whose amino-acid sequence MCGRFVQYEGMAVFMEELGPQLPLFGGYDAEPISRYNVTPTTRVQILHSTEAGIHITPVRWGWAPFWAKGKRPDPINARIETVTTGKFFKQLWPAGRALVPSEGWYEWVKDPNDPKKKQPYFIRLKDQKPMFFGALAQARPGLDEQDGDGFVIITASCDQGMVDIHDRRPLVLSPEEARQWLDPDLSPAQAEEIARNRSRPETDFEWYAVGKEVGNVKNQGAQLLLPWSSEEN is encoded by the coding sequence ATGTGTGGAAGATTCGTGCAATACGAGGGGATGGCGGTGTTTATGGAGGAGCTTGGACCTCAGCTGCCATTGTTCGGCGGGTACGACGCGGAGCCAATCAGCCGGTACAACGTGACTCCGACGACCCGTGTGCAGATCCTGCACAGCACAGAGGCAGGCATTCACATCACGCCAGTGAGGTGGGGATGGGCGCCCTTTTGGGCGAAGGGGAAACGTCCGGATCCGATTAATGCCAGGATCGAGACTGTTACGACGGGAAAGTTTTTCAAGCAGCTTTGGCCCGCCGGGCGCGCACTGGTGCCCAGCGAAGGCTGGTATGAGTGGGTTAAAGATCCAAATGATCCGAAGAAAAAACAACCCTATTTCATCCGGCTGAAGGATCAGAAGCCAATGTTCTTCGGGGCGCTCGCACAGGCCCGCCCAGGTCTGGACGAGCAAGACGGCGATGGCTTCGTAATCATTACCGCATCCTGCGATCAGGGTATGGTGGATATCCATGATCGCCGCCCGCTGGTGTTATCACCTGAAGAAGCCAGGCAATGGCTGGATCCAGATCTCAGTCCAGCGCAGGCAGAGGAAATAGCTAGAAACCGTTCCCGGCCGGAAACGGATTTCGAATGGTATGCCGTGGGCAAAGAGGTGGGGAACGTCAAAAACCAGGGAGCACAGTTGTTGCTCCCCTGGAGTTCGGAAGAAAATTAA